In Carassius carassius chromosome 7, fCarCar2.1, whole genome shotgun sequence, one genomic interval encodes:
- the LOC132144303 gene encoding NACHT, LRR and PYD domains-containing protein 12-like: HVLIRQDKPETLLQTHVLETGELHSIKDQYKTSMKKKYNRLFRGTRLQENETWLNGIYTKHYVIEGEREGVNKEHEVLQMEKMARTQHSQDTAIDCNDIFKASAEALCEEKDQIKTVLTKGIAGIGKTVSVQKFILDWAEGRANQDVDFMFMLPFRELNLIRSHHQYSLHRLLLDFHPELQDLDSQMYEECKVVFIFDGLDEGRITLMFSDAQKVCDVTETSSVAVLMSNIMKGELLPSALIWITSRPAAANQIPSEYIHRLTEIQGFTEPQKEEYFRKRISDQHQASRIISHIRRARSLHIMCHIPVFCWISSTVLQKLLEEDLRAEIPQTLTEMYIHFLLIQINMRKQKNEERDPEKLLPSNREVIVKFAEVAFKQLMKGNVMFYEEDLIESGIDVTDASVYSGIHIFKEESVIHQKKVYSFIHLSVQEFLAAFYVFYYHVNEIVKGLKNFVSVRNVLKIAVDEALESENRHLDLFLRFLLGVSLESNQRLLQDLLTHTENSSESIMRTTQYIKEKIKDGHELSTERSINLFLCLLEVKDQTLSREIREFVKSDKHSEKKLSPAHCSTISYMLQMSEEPLDELDLKKYNTSDEGRRRLISAVINYRKALFAGCNLTGQSCETVSSVLQSSNSVLRELDLSNNDLQDSGVKLLSNGLKRLNCQLEILRLSGCMVTEEGCGYLSSALSSNPSHLRELDLSYNHPGPSGAQLLKHKLEDPNYKLEILNVDHAENYRITQGLRKYACDLTLDPNTAHTQLILSEGCRKVTYVKENQLYPDHPERFDHQEQVLCKERLTGRCYWEVEWSGWAHIAVAYKRIKEKSGTDFWFGFNDKSWSLYCTEKRYTAWHEKRKTDILSCSSSNRVGVYVDESAGTLSYFSVSDTQTLTHIHTFNTTFTEPLYAGFRVYESSLSLCQNK, from the exons catgtGCTGATCAGGCAAGACAAACCTGAAACATTACTGCAGACACACGTACTGGAGACTGGAGAACTGCACAGTATCAAAGACCAGTACAAAACCAGCATGAAGAAAAAGTACAATAGATTATTTAGAGGAACCAGACTCCAAGAGAATGAAACCTGGCTTAACGGGATCTACACAAAACACTACGTCATAGAGGGAGAGCGAGAAGGAGTGAATAAAGAACATGaggttttacagatggagaaaatGGCCAGAACACAACACTCACAAGACACTGCAATTGACTGCAATGACATATTTAAAGCCTCAGCTGAAGCATTATGTGAAGAAAAAGACCAGATCAAGACTGTTCTTACTAAAGGCATCGCTGGAATCGGAAAAACCGTgtctgtgcagaagttcattctggactgggcTGAGGGAAGagccaatcaggatgtagatttcatgtttaTGCTTCCATTTCGAGAGCTGAACTTGATCCGAAGTCATCAtcagtacagtcttcacagacttctgctggactttcatcctgaacttcaagatcTGGACTCACAGATGTATGAGGagtgtaaagttgtgttcatctttgatggtctggatgaaggcagaatcacactgatgttttcagatgctcagaaagtttgtgatgtgactgagacttcatcagtggctgtgttgatgtcaaacatcatgaaaggagagctgcttccctctgctctcatctggatcacctccagaccagcagcagccaatcagatcccctccgaatacatccaccgtctgacagaaattcagggattcactgagcctcagaaggaggaatatttcaggaagagaatcagtgacCAGCACcaagccagcagaatcatctcacacatcagaagagcaagaagcctccacatcatgtgccacatccccgtcttctgctggatctcatccactgtgcttcagaagctcctggaagaagatctgagagcagaaatccctcaaactctgactgaaatgtacatccacttCCTGCTGATTCAGATCAACATGAGGAAGCAGAAGAATGAAGAGAGAGATCCAGAGAAACTCCTGCCGTCCAAcagagaagtgattgtgaaatttgctgaagtggctttcaaacagctgatgaagggcaatgtgatgttctatgaggaggacctgaTTGAGAGCGGCATAGACGTCACTGACGCCTCAGTGTATTCTGGGATTCACATCTTTAAGGAGGAGTCTGTGATTCATCAGAAGAAAGTCTACAGCTTTATTCATCTGAGCGTTCAGGAGTTTCTTGCTGCTTTCTATGTGTTTTACTACCATGTAAATGAAATTGTGAAGGGACTGAAGAATTTTGTTTCTGTAAGAAATGTGCTTAAAATAGCAGTGGATGAAGCCCTTGAGAGTGAGAATCGCCATCTGGATCTGTTCCTGCGGTTCCTGCTGGGTGtctcactggagtccaatcagagactcttacaggatctactgacacacacagagaacagctcaGAGAGCATCATGAGAACCACACAGTACATTAAAGAGAAGATCAAGGATGGACATGAACTCTCCACTGAaagatccatcaatctgttcctcTGTCTGCTGGAAGTGAAAGATCAGACTCTGTCCAGAGAGATTCGGGAGTTTGTGAAATCAGACAAACACTCAGAGAAGAAACTCTCTCCTGCTCACTGCTCAACAATCTCCTACATGCTTCAGATGTCAGAGGAGCCACTGGATGAGCTGGACCTCAAGAAATACAACACATCAGATGAAGGGAGAAGAAGACTGATATCAGCTGTGATCAACTACAGAAAAGCCCT ATTTGCTGGTTGTAATCTCACTGGTCAGTCCTGTGAAACTGTGTCATCAGTTCTCCAATCCTCAAACTCTGTCCTGAGAGAACTGGATCTAAgtaacaatgacctgcaggattcaggagtgaagctgctctccAATGGACTGAAGAGACTAAACTGTCAGCTGGAGATACTGAG GTTGTCGGGCTGTATGGTGACAGAGGAAGGCTGTGGTTatttgtcttcagctctgagttcaaacccctcacatctgagagagctggatctgagctacaatcacccaggaCCATCAGGAGCCCAGCTGCTCAAACACAAACTGGAGGATCCAAACTATAAGCTGGAGATACTCAA TGTGGATCATGCAGAAAATTATAGAATCACACAAGGACTGAGAAAAT ATGCCTGTGAtctcacactggatccaaacacagcacacactcaACTCATCCTCTCTGAGGGATGCAGGAAGGTAACTTATGTCAAAGAGAATCAGctgtatcctgatcatccagagagATTTGATCATCAGGAGCAGGTTCTATGTAAAGAACGTTTgactggacgctgttactgggaggttGAGTGGAGCGGCTGGGCCCATATAGCAGTGGCATATAAAAGGATCAAAGAAAAAAGTGGAACTGACTTTTGGTTTGGATTCAATGATAAATCCTGGAGTCTGTACTGCACTGAAAAGAGATACACTGCCTGGCATGAGAAGAGGAAAACTGACATACTGAGCTGTTCATCCTCTAATAGAGTAGGAGTGTATGTGGATGAGTCAGCCGGCACTCTGTCTTACTTCAGTGTCTCTGACACACAGACacttacacatatacacacattcaaCACCACATTCACTGAACCCCTATATGCTGGGTTCAGAGTTTATGAGTCCTCACTGTCTTTGTGTCAGAATAAATGA